Proteins from one Amycolatopsis benzoatilytica AK 16/65 genomic window:
- a CDS encoding MFS transporter yields MTSIESAPDAAPGDAPDARQLRAILISVSISLMAVVASVSGLNVAQTHLAVDFGASLSTVLWIINIYPLALAALLLPLGAIGDRLGRKLMLTAGLVLFGVANVVAALAPTASVMIAARLISGVGAAMIMPITLAVITSTFPEDQRGRAIGVWTGVAGGGGILGMFLSALLVDVASWRWLFALPTVLIVVALATTVKSVPNSRERSAHPFDTIGALLSSVAVVGLIFVLQEAPERGWASPATLISLGAGIVAGIGFVVWELRRRDSSLLDVRLFRERGLAGGSVTLLVVFGVQAGIGVVLFPFFQAVLGWSGLVSTAAMMPMAISMMLASGLAAKLAEAIGPRATMAAGVALAGVGLVWMGLFVSVAGGYLSILPGLVAMGLGMGLSMTPSTEAITGSLPRDKQGVASALNDITRELGTALGVASLGALVSAGYRNSIDGQLSGVPQEAANVAREGIANAAAVAGSAGSHAEQIVLAARQAFVDGWQQAMWTGVAVMVGLLGYVAVRGPKNQARSAAGGSPSGPVEDAESSRSKIRS; encoded by the coding sequence ATGACCTCCATCGAGTCCGCACCCGACGCCGCCCCCGGCGACGCTCCAGACGCACGCCAGCTGCGCGCCATTCTCATCTCCGTGTCCATCTCGCTGATGGCCGTCGTCGCCTCGGTGTCGGGCCTCAACGTCGCCCAGACCCACCTGGCTGTCGATTTCGGTGCCTCGCTGAGCACTGTTCTCTGGATCATCAACATCTACCCGCTGGCCCTGGCCGCGCTGCTGCTGCCGCTCGGCGCGATCGGCGACCGGCTGGGCCGCAAGCTCATGCTCACCGCGGGGCTCGTCCTGTTCGGCGTCGCGAACGTGGTGGCGGCACTGGCCCCGACCGCGAGCGTCATGATCGCCGCACGCTTGATCAGCGGCGTCGGCGCCGCGATGATCATGCCGATCACCCTCGCCGTGATCACCTCCACCTTCCCGGAGGACCAGCGCGGCAGGGCTATCGGTGTGTGGACCGGCGTCGCCGGCGGCGGCGGCATCCTGGGCATGTTCCTCTCCGCGCTCCTGGTCGATGTCGCGAGCTGGCGCTGGCTGTTCGCACTCCCGACCGTGCTGATCGTCGTGGCGCTGGCGACCACTGTGAAGTCGGTGCCCAACTCCCGTGAGCGGTCAGCTCACCCCTTCGACACCATCGGCGCGTTGCTCTCCAGCGTCGCGGTCGTCGGCCTCATCTTCGTGCTGCAGGAGGCGCCCGAGCGCGGCTGGGCCTCCCCCGCGACGTTGATCAGCCTTGGGGCCGGCATCGTCGCCGGCATCGGCTTCGTGGTCTGGGAGCTGCGCCGCCGAGACTCCTCCCTGCTGGACGTGCGCCTGTTTCGGGAACGCGGCTTGGCCGGCGGCTCGGTCACGCTGCTCGTGGTCTTCGGCGTCCAGGCGGGTATCGGCGTGGTGCTGTTCCCGTTCTTCCAGGCCGTGCTCGGGTGGTCGGGGCTGGTGTCGACGGCGGCCATGATGCCGATGGCCATCTCGATGATGCTGGCGTCGGGCCTCGCGGCGAAGCTTGCCGAGGCCATCGGCCCCCGCGCGACCATGGCCGCCGGCGTCGCCTTGGCCGGCGTGGGACTGGTGTGGATGGGACTGTTCGTATCGGTGGCGGGCGGTTATCTGTCGATCCTGCCGGGGCTGGTCGCCATGGGGCTGGGCATGGGCCTGTCGATGACGCCGTCCACCGAGGCCATCACCGGTTCTTTGCCGCGGGACAAGCAGGGTGTCGCCTCGGCGCTCAACGACATCACCCGCGAGCTCGGCACCGCCCTGGGCGTCGCCTCGCTGGGCGCGCTCGTGTCCGCCGGCTACCGCAACTCGATCGACGGCCAGCTGTCCGGTGTCCCGCAGGAGGCCGCGAACGTCGCCCGTGAGGGCATCGCCAACGCCGCCGCGGTCGCCGGCAGCGCGGGCTCGCACGCTGAGCAGATCGTCCTGGCCGCCCGACAGGCCTTTGTGGACGGATGGCAGCAAGCCATGTGGACCGGCGTCGCCGTCATGGTGGGGTTGCTCGGCTACGTCGCAGTGCGAGGCCCCAAGAACCAGGCCCGGTCGGCGGCCGGCGGCAGCCCCTCCGGCCCGGTCGAGGACGCGGAATCCAGCCGGTCGAAGATCCGTTCGTGA
- a CDS encoding LysR substrate-binding domain-containing protein codes for MELRHLRYFIAVAEEGAFSRAARRLHVVQPTLSMQIRDLETELGGPLFDRGARRTSLTPAGQALLIEARQVLAQAERARTATRLALRGETGSVRIGVAGAAVFGGLLTGRIRAFCAARPLARIELREAGPQRQRAAILAGELDVGYSALPAPPDEPRLTSISASSASFLVALPAGHALAECETLTAEQIAGEELIEYSLGESRDDPALNLMRNTGLNLWPMSARYRADSTLSVLALVAAGAGIAVVPAGVARAAVPDVAYRPLAEPDLAVEFHLLHRAEEPDPVVAAFLNTDAESC; via the coding sequence ATGGAGCTACGGCACCTGAGGTACTTCATCGCGGTCGCCGAAGAGGGCGCCTTCAGCCGGGCCGCGCGTCGGCTGCATGTCGTCCAGCCCACGCTCAGCATGCAGATCCGCGACCTCGAAACCGAACTCGGCGGACCGCTCTTCGACCGCGGCGCCCGCCGGACCAGCCTGACTCCGGCCGGCCAGGCGTTGCTGATCGAGGCAAGGCAGGTGCTGGCCCAGGCCGAGCGGGCGCGGACCGCGACCCGGTTGGCGCTGCGCGGGGAGACCGGGAGCGTGCGGATCGGGGTGGCCGGTGCCGCGGTGTTCGGCGGCCTGCTCACCGGCCGGATCCGCGCGTTCTGCGCGGCTCGGCCACTGGCCCGCATCGAACTGCGGGAGGCAGGTCCGCAACGGCAGCGGGCCGCGATTCTCGCCGGCGAGCTGGACGTCGGCTACAGCGCGCTGCCAGCCCCGCCCGACGAGCCCCGCCTGACCTCGATCTCGGCCAGCTCCGCGTCGTTCCTGGTCGCGCTGCCCGCCGGACACGCGTTGGCCGAGTGCGAAACGCTCACTGCCGAGCAGATCGCCGGGGAGGAACTGATCGAATACTCCCTCGGCGAAAGCCGCGACGATCCGGCGCTGAATCTCATGCGGAACACGGGCCTGAACCTGTGGCCCATGTCTGCTCGTTACCGGGCGGACAGCACGTTGAGCGTGCTCGCGCTGGTCGCTGCCGGAGCAGGGATCGCGGTCGTCCCCGCCGGGGTGGCCCGGGCCGCGGTACCGGACGTGGCATACCGGCCGCTCGCCGAACCAGACCTCGCCGTCGAGTTTCACTTGCTGCACCGGGCCGAGGAACCCGACCCGGTAGTGGCCGCGTTCCTGAACACCGACGCGGAGAGCTGCTGA
- a CDS encoding amidohydrolase family protein yields the protein MRIVTLEEHWTDPAVSAAGAPGMAELVPGHAAAFDASAGMPYTERLHLLPDIGAARIADMDRNGITTQVLSCQNMFLPGRVAAELTKAANDAAAEAVKAYPGRFAAFAALPTAVPDAAADELRRCVRELGFVGTMIMGRTDGEFLDQPRFDPILRAASELNVPIYLHPAPPPRAVSDASYAGQLSPVVSASFRLAAWGWHQETAVHFLHLTLAGVLDRYPDLRFVLGHWGEFIPFYLDRLDEAMPRRLTKLDRTFREYFQRNVFITPSGMFSQAQLRYCVDTVGVDRILHAVDFPMIGNEGAAAFLAESDLSDEDKDKIAHGNADKLLGLG from the coding sequence ATGCGGATCGTCACGCTCGAAGAACATTGGACCGACCCGGCAGTCTCCGCCGCTGGCGCGCCGGGCATGGCCGAGCTCGTCCCCGGCCACGCGGCCGCGTTCGACGCCAGCGCCGGGATGCCCTACACCGAGCGGCTGCACCTCCTGCCGGACATCGGCGCCGCCCGGATCGCGGACATGGACCGCAATGGCATCACCACCCAGGTGCTGTCCTGCCAGAACATGTTCCTGCCCGGCCGGGTGGCGGCCGAGCTGACCAAGGCGGCCAACGACGCCGCGGCCGAGGCGGTCAAGGCCTACCCGGGCCGGTTCGCCGCATTCGCCGCCCTGCCCACCGCCGTGCCCGACGCGGCCGCCGACGAGCTGCGCCGATGCGTCCGCGAGCTGGGCTTCGTCGGCACGATGATCATGGGCCGCACCGACGGCGAGTTCCTGGACCAGCCCCGGTTCGACCCGATCCTGCGTGCGGCGAGCGAGCTGAACGTGCCGATCTACCTGCACCCGGCCCCGCCGCCGCGGGCGGTCAGCGACGCGAGCTACGCCGGTCAGCTCAGCCCCGTGGTGTCCGCGTCCTTCCGGCTTGCCGCCTGGGGCTGGCATCAGGAGACCGCGGTGCACTTCCTGCACCTGACCCTCGCCGGCGTGCTCGACCGCTACCCGGATCTGCGGTTCGTCCTCGGCCATTGGGGCGAGTTCATCCCGTTCTACCTCGACCGGCTGGACGAGGCCATGCCCCGGCGGTTGACCAAGCTCGACCGCACTTTCCGGGAGTACTTCCAGCGCAACGTGTTCATCACGCCCAGCGGCATGTTCAGCCAGGCTCAGCTGCGGTACTGCGTCGACACGGTAGGCGTGGACCGGATCCTGCACGCCGTGGACTTCCCCATGATCGGCAACGAAGGCGCCGCGGCGTTCCTCGCCGAGTCGGACTTGTCCGACGAAGACAAGGACAAGATCGCGCACGGCAACGCCGACAAGCTGCTCGGCCTCGGCTGA
- the ggt gene encoding gamma-glutamyltransferase: MPAKRIFTSTMATGLAAVCVLASAPAASARPAPPRAPVAEGSGGAVVSDTVESTQAGIDVLRRGGTAADAAVAVAATLGVTDPYVAGLGGGGYFVYYDARTKTVSTIDGREATPAGDSTTMFIDPATGKPYPFETAVESGRSVGVPGNLATWQRALQRWGKFSLADNLKPAEKVAQHGFVVTPEFESQTQGLATKLGHFSPSAQLFLPGGAAPKAGSVLRNPDLAATYRQIEREGIGAFYGGSIGRDLVQTAQKPPVAPGAGIAAMSGPMEVSDLRAYRALDGSPTHIDYRGYDVYGMAPSSSGGITVGESLNILGNFNLSKMDRVQALHHYLEATRLAFADRNRYIGDARYVNVPQQQLLSKSFAATRACQINPAKAGTSPVAPGDPYATGGGCATGTAASSDSNEQHTNHFVVTDKWGNVVSYTNTIEQLGGSGITVPGHGFLLNNELTDFNFAPTQGTAPDPNLPAPGKRPRSSMSPTIVLHEGKPFLAIGSPGGATIITTVLQILVNRLDLGMSLPDAITAPRASQRNAAMTDAEPAFLALPTTKGLETLGQSFKNAGSIGVAAGIEFLPHGQLLAAGEPSRRGGTSAAVIDPRH; the protein is encoded by the coding sequence ATGCCTGCGAAGCGGATCTTCACCTCCACGATGGCCACTGGGCTGGCCGCCGTCTGCGTGCTGGCGTCGGCACCCGCTGCTTCGGCCAGACCGGCCCCGCCCCGGGCTCCGGTCGCGGAGGGTTCCGGTGGCGCGGTCGTTTCGGACACCGTCGAGTCCACGCAGGCTGGCATCGACGTGCTGCGCCGGGGAGGGACCGCTGCCGATGCGGCAGTCGCGGTGGCCGCGACGCTCGGCGTGACCGACCCGTACGTCGCCGGTCTCGGCGGCGGCGGGTACTTCGTCTACTACGACGCGCGCACCAAGACCGTCTCGACCATCGACGGGCGCGAGGCGACGCCAGCCGGCGACTCGACGACGATGTTCATCGACCCGGCCACCGGCAAGCCGTACCCGTTCGAGACCGCGGTCGAGAGCGGGCGGTCCGTCGGCGTGCCGGGAAACCTCGCCACGTGGCAACGAGCGCTGCAACGGTGGGGCAAGTTCAGCCTCGCGGACAACCTCAAGCCCGCGGAGAAGGTCGCCCAGCACGGGTTCGTCGTGACACCCGAATTCGAGAGCCAGACGCAGGGCTTGGCCACCAAGCTGGGCCACTTCTCGCCCAGCGCCCAGCTGTTCCTGCCCGGCGGCGCCGCGCCCAAGGCCGGCTCCGTCCTGCGCAACCCGGACCTCGCCGCGACTTACCGGCAGATCGAGCGCGAAGGCATCGGTGCGTTCTACGGCGGTTCGATCGGCCGCGACCTCGTACAGACCGCGCAGAAGCCGCCGGTCGCGCCCGGGGCCGGCATCGCCGCGATGAGCGGTCCGATGGAGGTGTCCGACCTGCGCGCGTACCGGGCGCTCGACGGCAGCCCAACGCACATCGACTACCGCGGCTACGACGTCTACGGCATGGCCCCGTCCTCCAGCGGCGGCATCACGGTCGGCGAGTCGCTCAACATCCTCGGCAACTTCAACCTGTCCAAGATGGACCGGGTCCAGGCGCTGCACCACTATCTGGAAGCGACCCGGCTCGCCTTCGCCGACCGCAACCGGTACATCGGCGACGCGCGCTACGTGAATGTGCCACAGCAGCAACTGCTTTCGAAGAGTTTCGCGGCGACGCGCGCCTGCCAGATCAACCCCGCGAAAGCCGGGACGAGCCCGGTCGCGCCAGGTGACCCGTACGCCACCGGCGGCGGCTGCGCCACCGGGACCGCCGCTTCGTCGGACAGCAACGAGCAGCACACCAACCACTTCGTCGTCACCGACAAGTGGGGCAACGTCGTGTCCTACACCAACACGATCGAACAGCTCGGCGGCAGCGGGATCACCGTGCCGGGCCACGGTTTCCTGCTCAACAACGAGCTGACCGATTTCAACTTCGCGCCCACCCAGGGCACCGCGCCCGACCCGAACCTGCCCGCCCCGGGCAAGCGGCCGCGCTCGAGCATGTCGCCGACGATCGTGCTGCACGAAGGCAAACCGTTCCTCGCGATCGGTTCGCCGGGCGGTGCCACGATCATCACGACCGTCCTGCAGATCCTGGTCAACCGGCTCGATCTCGGCATGAGCCTGCCGGACGCGATCACCGCGCCGCGTGCCTCGCAGCGGAACGCGGCGATGACGGACGCGGAACCCGCTTTCCTCGCGCTGCCGACCACGAAGGGACTGGAAACCTTGGGGCAGAGCTTCAAGAACGCCGGGTCCATCGGCGTGGCCGCCGGCATCGAATTCCTGCCGCACGGCCAGCTCCTGGCCGCCGGGGAGCCGTCCCGGCGCGGCGGCACGTCCGCGGCGGTGATCGACCCGCGGCACTGA
- a CDS encoding helix-turn-helix transcriptional regulator, producing MMQEEGALDGLVRKRIRALRVAQGLSLEELAKRVHLGQSSLSRIENGQRRLALDQLVALARALDTTLDQLVENAVDDVVISPMNHGVNGLSWPMKGDPGMTVMRRRLTEPPPGTPARMRAHPGREWLVVLSGTATLLLGDSSFRVDTNRAAEFPTMMPHAIGAAGRPCEVMFIYDRDARRGHRENDDDSETARS from the coding sequence ATGATGCAAGAAGAAGGCGCACTCGACGGCCTCGTGCGCAAAAGGATCCGGGCGCTGCGGGTCGCACAGGGTTTATCGCTTGAAGAGTTGGCCAAGCGAGTCCACCTGGGTCAGTCCTCGCTGAGCCGCATCGAGAACGGTCAACGCCGACTGGCGCTGGACCAGCTGGTCGCGCTGGCCCGCGCCCTGGACACCACCCTCGACCAACTGGTCGAGAACGCCGTCGACGACGTTGTCATCAGTCCGATGAACCACGGCGTCAACGGACTGAGCTGGCCGATGAAGGGCGACCCCGGGATGACCGTCATGCGCAGGCGCCTGACGGAGCCGCCACCGGGCACCCCGGCCAGGATGCGCGCCCATCCTGGCCGCGAGTGGCTCGTCGTGCTGTCCGGCACCGCCACCTTGTTGCTAGGGGACAGCAGCTTCCGCGTCGACACGAACCGTGCCGCCGAGTTCCCGACCATGATGCCGCACGCGATCGGCGCGGCAGGCCGTCCGTGCGAAGTCATGTTCATCTACGACCGGGACGCCCGGCGCGGACACCGCGAGAACGACGACGACTCCGAAACCGCGCGCTCATAA
- a CDS encoding alkaline phosphatase family protein: MASTGPIEHVVVLVQENHTTDNYFRSMAAFGANVATGWPTTPNPPKSDQPHDRKAYYSWLTKKSTGAHVQFDTVADLPFYAWLAASGAFIENHCAGYGTNSTPNHLLIVGGQTPTLRNPPRGQTDPVWDLPSLPGLAADHNVSWKAYTGTSGYPVEFYQQLKGSPNIVRSAQIIADAQAGTLPALSMVWHDSPYDEHPPADVSKGEDAVWQVVDAIVKAGRWNSTVFLLTWDDWGGYDDHVATPNVEITPDGVQLAYGPRVPLLMFGGRVRPGIDHRWSWHPSIPKTVIDLLGLPKLGVPRVDGDHGLADLVDVTAGAKLNPPPPAHGTTVTQPAPPKPTPTPTPVPPPPVAKPAPVGPVLLRGGGTLPPPNDVPLTVH; the protein is encoded by the coding sequence ATGGCCTCCACCGGCCCGATCGAGCACGTCGTCGTCCTGGTACAGGAAAACCACACCACCGACAACTACTTCCGGTCGATGGCCGCGTTCGGCGCGAATGTCGCGACCGGCTGGCCCACCACGCCCAATCCGCCGAAATCCGATCAGCCGCACGACCGCAAGGCGTACTACAGCTGGCTGACGAAGAAAAGCACCGGCGCGCACGTCCAGTTCGACACCGTCGCCGATCTGCCGTTCTACGCCTGGCTCGCCGCGAGCGGCGCCTTCATCGAGAACCACTGCGCGGGCTACGGCACCAACTCTACGCCGAACCACCTGCTCATCGTCGGCGGGCAGACGCCGACCCTGCGCAATCCGCCCCGCGGCCAGACCGACCCGGTGTGGGACCTGCCGTCCCTTCCCGGGCTCGCCGCCGACCACAACGTGAGCTGGAAGGCCTACACCGGCACCAGCGGCTACCCGGTCGAGTTCTACCAGCAGCTCAAGGGTTCGCCGAACATCGTGCGCTCGGCCCAGATCATCGCCGACGCCCAGGCCGGCACGCTGCCGGCGCTGTCGATGGTCTGGCACGACTCGCCCTATGACGAGCACCCGCCCGCGGACGTGAGCAAGGGCGAAGACGCGGTCTGGCAGGTGGTCGACGCGATCGTGAAAGCCGGCCGGTGGAACTCGACGGTCTTCCTGCTGACCTGGGACGACTGGGGCGGCTACGACGACCACGTCGCCACCCCGAACGTCGAAATCACCCCGGACGGCGTCCAGCTCGCCTACGGTCCGCGCGTGCCGCTGCTGATGTTCGGCGGACGGGTCCGGCCTGGCATCGACCACCGCTGGTCGTGGCATCCGAGCATTCCCAAGACCGTCATCGACCTGCTGGGCCTGCCCAAGCTCGGTGTGCCGCGCGTCGACGGCGACCACGGGCTGGCCGACCTCGTCGACGTCACCGCCGGCGCGAAACTGAACCCGCCGCCGCCCGCGCACGGCACCACGGTCACCCAGCCCGCGCCGCCGAAACCCACGCCGACGCCGACCCCGGTGCCCCCGCCGCCGGTAGCCAAACCCGCGCCGGTCGGCCCGGTTCTGCTGCGCGGTGGGGGCACCCTGCCGCCGCCGAACGACGTACCGCTGACCGTGCACTGA
- a CDS encoding class I SAM-dependent methyltransferase, protein MTHAHAHGGHHSHSHQHHDADSAQAEILELDAEVLAEHTNDIVKWLPLNGSPRQIVDLAAGTGAGTFALLNQFPDAHVTAVDTSPGHLRRLSENACARGVDAHVRTVLANLDDAPWPDLGTPDLVWASGSMHHLADPDHALRSVHDLLAPDGLFVVVEMAGLPRFLPRTAPAGRPGLEDRVHAVSDRRHSQSLPHRGADWGPMLTAAGFVVEGELVVDVDVDGTGNAAVGQYALGALQRVRGAVAAELDAEDLAALDLLLDTDSPHSLLRRDDLAVRTQRSVWAARRT, encoded by the coding sequence ATGACGCACGCGCACGCCCACGGGGGCCACCACAGTCACAGCCACCAGCACCACGACGCGGACAGCGCGCAGGCGGAGATCCTCGAGCTGGACGCTGAGGTCCTCGCAGAGCACACGAACGACATCGTCAAGTGGCTGCCCCTCAACGGTAGCCCGCGCCAGATCGTGGACCTCGCCGCCGGTACCGGCGCGGGCACCTTCGCCCTGCTCAACCAGTTCCCCGATGCGCACGTCACGGCTGTGGACACCTCGCCCGGCCATCTGCGGCGGCTCAGCGAGAACGCCTGCGCCCGCGGCGTGGACGCGCACGTCCGCACGGTGCTCGCGAACCTCGACGACGCCCCCTGGCCCGACCTCGGCACTCCGGACCTGGTGTGGGCCTCGGGCTCCATGCACCACCTGGCTGATCCCGACCACGCCCTGCGCAGCGTCCACGACCTGCTCGCGCCCGACGGCCTCTTCGTCGTCGTCGAAATGGCGGGCTTGCCGCGCTTCCTGCCCAGGACTGCGCCCGCCGGCCGGCCGGGTCTGGAGGACCGTGTCCACGCCGTGAGCGACCGCCGGCACTCCCAGAGCCTCCCCCACCGCGGTGCCGACTGGGGACCGATGCTCACCGCCGCCGGGTTCGTCGTCGAGGGCGAGCTCGTCGTCGACGTGGACGTCGACGGGACCGGCAATGCGGCGGTCGGCCAGTACGCACTCGGTGCGCTGCAACGCGTTCGCGGCGCGGTCGCGGCCGAGCTAGATGCGGAAGACCTCGCCGCGCTCGACCTGCTGCTCGACACCGACAGCCCGCACAGCCTCCTGCGCCGCGACGACCTCGCGGTCCGCACCCAGCGTTCCGTCTGGGCCGCTCGCCGCACCTGA
- a CDS encoding DUF2637 domain-containing protein, with protein MSAATSPARRDRLLWVQCACTALVALGAAYASYRHGREFAVRFGADETTAAIWPLIVDGILTTATVELWKTTGHGRRAGGRWAAWLSFVFGICLSLCANVAAAPELSVFAVAVAACPPLALLLAVELLNRALKRHRAETASETTADTIETTGTGNEPGRVVRLAVVPEQSRPPAEPTAEQRMWAYYVTERSKGRTPTGAELDQIAGTNNYGRRVLRRWRTAGRIADSSPAKVGDARPVVSPVGQALRQSI; from the coding sequence GTGAGCGCCGCGACATCTCCGGCTCGGCGGGACCGCTTGCTGTGGGTGCAGTGCGCCTGTACTGCGCTGGTGGCGCTCGGTGCGGCGTACGCCTCCTACCGGCACGGCCGCGAGTTCGCCGTGCGGTTCGGCGCAGACGAGACGACGGCGGCGATCTGGCCGTTGATCGTGGACGGCATCCTGACCACGGCCACGGTCGAGCTGTGGAAGACCACCGGCCACGGCCGCCGCGCCGGTGGCCGGTGGGCCGCCTGGTTGTCCTTTGTGTTCGGGATCTGCCTTTCGCTGTGCGCGAACGTGGCGGCGGCCCCGGAGCTGAGCGTGTTCGCCGTGGCGGTGGCGGCGTGCCCGCCGCTGGCGCTGCTGCTGGCCGTCGAGCTGCTCAACCGAGCGCTCAAACGCCATCGTGCCGAGACCGCGAGCGAGACCACCGCCGATACCATCGAGACCACCGGGACCGGCAACGAGCCGGGGAGGGTGGTGCGTCTCGCGGTGGTCCCGGAGCAGTCCCGCCCGCCAGCCGAGCCGACCGCCGAACAGCGGATGTGGGCCTACTACGTCACCGAACGGTCCAAGGGGCGCACGCCGACCGGCGCGGAGCTGGACCAGATCGCCGGGACCAACAACTACGGCCGTCGGGTGCTGCGGCGATGGAGGACCGCCGGGCGGATCGCCGACAGCAGCCCGGCGAAGGTCGGCGATGCGCGGCCGGTCGTGTCGCCGGTTGGTCAGGCTTTGCGCCAGTCGATCTGA
- a CDS encoding aldo/keto reductase → MRYVKLGTTGLDVSPIAIGAMTYGAPDRGHPVWSLGEEDARPLIKHALDAGINFFDTANMYSNGSSEEILGRALKDFADRDDVVIATKLRHPMRPGPNGKGLSRKAIMTEVEHSLRRLGTDYIDLYQVHRNDHATPLEETLEALSDLVKAGKVRYLGASSMFTWEFAKALHLQKQHGWARFVSMQDHYNLLAREEEREMIPLCLDEGVGTIIWSPLARGRLARAWDDAKSTARAETDGAYADALYSPEQEASNHAIIDAVGKVAAAHGVSRAAVALAWLHRQPVVTAPLVGAGSTRQIDDALASLDVELSDDDVRALTAPYTPRYDWQGVSDEATMDAIRARVPGMALK, encoded by the coding sequence ATGCGTTACGTGAAGCTCGGCACCACCGGCCTGGATGTCTCGCCCATCGCGATCGGGGCGATGACCTACGGCGCACCCGATCGCGGCCACCCCGTCTGGTCGCTCGGCGAGGAGGACGCGCGCCCGCTGATCAAGCACGCCCTCGACGCCGGCATCAACTTCTTCGACACCGCGAACATGTACTCCAACGGGTCCAGCGAAGAGATCCTCGGCCGCGCCCTGAAAGACTTCGCCGACCGCGACGACGTGGTGATCGCCACCAAGCTGCGCCACCCGATGCGCCCCGGCCCCAACGGAAAAGGGCTGTCCCGCAAGGCGATCATGACCGAGGTCGAGCACAGCCTGCGCCGGCTGGGCACCGACTACATCGACCTCTACCAGGTCCACCGCAACGACCACGCCACCCCGCTGGAGGAGACCCTCGAAGCACTCAGCGACCTCGTCAAGGCCGGCAAGGTGCGCTACCTGGGTGCCTCCTCGATGTTCACCTGGGAGTTCGCCAAGGCCCTGCACCTGCAGAAGCAGCACGGCTGGGCCCGGTTCGTGTCGATGCAGGACCACTACAACCTGCTCGCCCGCGAAGAAGAACGCGAAATGATCCCGCTTTGCCTGGACGAGGGCGTCGGCACGATCATCTGGAGCCCGCTGGCCCGCGGCCGCCTCGCCCGCGCCTGGGACGACGCGAAGTCCACCGCCCGCGCCGAAACCGACGGCGCCTATGCCGACGCGCTCTACTCGCCCGAGCAGGAAGCCTCGAACCACGCCATCATCGACGCGGTCGGGAAGGTCGCGGCTGCCCATGGCGTGAGCCGCGCGGCGGTCGCCCTGGCCTGGCTGCACCGTCAACCGGTGGTCACCGCACCGCTGGTCGGTGCCGGTTCGACCCGGCAGATCGACGACGCGCTCGCCTCGTTGGACGTCGAACTCAGCGACGACGACGTCCGTGCCCTCACCGCCCCCTACACGCCGCGGTACGACTGGCAGGGCGTCTCGGACGAGGCGACCATGGATGCCATCCGCGCCCGTGTTCCGGGAATGGCGCTGAAGTGA
- a CDS encoding TetR/AcrR family transcriptional regulator, translating into MTDRTPSTYGTQRQAAARNRVAIIEAAHELFADNPLVPLSEVAKRAGVGAGTLYRHFPTREDLILAAYQHDIERLTTTADEVLARHASAKAAFVEWFETLSGYIRIKHGLGDALHSAAAQEVISASWAPTTAAVAKLVDACVAEGTIAAGHDPADIIMLMSFLWRVANNDEGIAQGRRLIAAVFSGLKEVPQPI; encoded by the coding sequence ATGACCGACCGGACCCCGAGCACCTACGGCACGCAGCGCCAGGCCGCCGCGCGCAACCGGGTCGCGATCATCGAGGCCGCGCACGAGCTGTTCGCGGACAACCCGCTCGTACCGCTGAGCGAGGTCGCGAAACGCGCCGGCGTCGGCGCCGGGACGCTGTACCGGCATTTTCCCACCCGCGAAGACCTGATCCTGGCGGCCTACCAGCACGACATCGAGCGCCTCACCACCACCGCGGACGAGGTGCTGGCCCGCCACGCATCCGCCAAGGCGGCCTTCGTCGAGTGGTTCGAGACGCTGTCGGGCTACATCCGCATCAAGCACGGCCTCGGTGACGCGTTGCACAGCGCCGCCGCCCAAGAGGTGATCAGCGCGTCTTGGGCGCCGACCACGGCCGCAGTGGCGAAACTCGTGGACGCCTGCGTCGCCGAGGGCACCATTGCCGCTGGGCACGACCCTGCCGACATCATCATGTTGATGAGCTTCCTGTGGCGAGTCGCGAACAATGACGAGGGAATTGCTCAGGGGCGACGCCTGATCGCCGCCGTGTTTTCCGGGCTGAAAGAAGTGCCCCAGCCGATCTGA